The Astatotilapia calliptera chromosome 2, fAstCal1.2, whole genome shotgun sequence genome includes a window with the following:
- the LOC113028316 gene encoding transcription factor 7-like 1-C has translation MSASVIKGTVYRCMIMSLLLLHLTPPLQTKFALLLWFTDLKRKCPAQQDEDGPYVKKPPNAFMLYLKEQRPKVIAELNIPGSAAVNAVVGQRWKSLSNDQKARYFKQAETERQNHAKEHPAWSTKENYPFSSRQRKPLSQTVRKNCCQCWKSSTPSPSLRSLSSPHPPLPLL, from the exons ATGAGTGCAAGCGTAATAAAAG GAACGGTGTACAGATGTATGATTATGTCACTCCTGCTCCTCCACCTAACACCTCCACTCCAAACTAAGTTTGCTCTGCTGCTTTGGTTCACTGATCT aaaaagaaagtgccCAGCCCAGCAGGATGAAGATGGGCCATACGTCAAGAAGCCGCCAAATGCCTTCATGCTCTATCTCAAAGAGCAGAGGCCAAAGGTCATTGCTGAACTCAACATCCCTGGAAGTGCAGCCGTAAATGCAGTGGTGGGACAGAGA TGGAAGTCGCTTTCAAACGACCAGAAAGCCAGATATTTCAAGCAGGCtgaaacagaaagacagaatCATGCCAAAGAGCATCCAGCCTGGTCGACCAAAGAAAACTAT CCCTTCAGTTCCAGACAGAGGAAGCCTTTGTCGCAGACAGTGAGGAAGAACTGCTGTCAGTGCTGGAAGAGCTCGACCCCCTCCCCATCACTGCGCAGTCTCAGCAGCCCTCACCCACCCCTGCCTCTCCTGTAG